The genomic region ATGGACTTGGCGAGGGGTGATGACGTCGTAAATCGCAAAATGCAAAAAACAGATATGAAATGAATGTCAAAATTAAAAATTTAATTTTCATTATACAGGTAGAATAACATCCCCCCTGCCCCTTACCCTGGCGGGTACCTCCTTCGGTCGCTTCAAAGGGGGGAAATGAAAAAGTCCTCCTTTGAAGGGGAATTTAGGGGAATGTCAAAATAGAATCTGACGGAATAGCCTTGGGATTTGTCTTTCAATTTTAAAACCAGGAAGCAAAAATATGTCCCAAACACTATTTGACCTCACGGGAAAACTAGCTCTGATCACAGGCTCGGGCAGGGGGATAGGATTCACCCTGGCAAAAGGATTAGCCCAGGCGGGCTGCAAAATAATTTTGAATGACATCGATAAGCAGAGACTTGACGAAGCTGTCTCACAATTAAGAAGTGCTGGTTTCAATTGTCATGGAGTTCTTTTTGATGTCCGAGATGAAAATTCGATCAATGAACAAGTTCAACACATTGAAAAAGAAATCGGCAGCATCGACATCCTGATCAACAACGCAGGCATTCAGATTCGAGGGCCATTGGAAGAGTTTAATAGCGATGACTGGCGAAAATTGATCGACATCAATTTAACGGGTGCTTTTCTCGTTGCCAAAGCCGTGGTGCAAGGAATGATCAAACGGCGGACAGGCAAAATCATCAACATCTGCTCGATTCAAAGCGAATTAGCCCGACCGACAATTGCGCCGTACACTGCCGCTAAAGGCGGACTCCGAAATCTGACCAAAGGCATGGCAACGGACTGGGGCAAGTTCAACATTCAGATCAATGGCATCGCCCCAGGCTATTTCAAAACCGAGATGACCAAAGCGCTGTACGAAGATCCGAAATTCGATGCCTGGCT from candidate division KSB1 bacterium harbors:
- a CDS encoding glucose 1-dehydrogenase, translated to MSQTLFDLTGKLALITGSGRGIGFTLAKGLAQAGCKIILNDIDKQRLDEAVSQLRSAGFNCHGVLFDVRDENSINEQVQHIEKEIGSIDILINNAGIQIRGPLEEFNSDDWRKLIDINLTGAFLVAKAVVQGMIKRRTGKIINICSIQSELARPTIAPYTAAKGGLRNLTKGMATDWGKFNIQINGIAPGYFKTEMTKALYEDPKFDAWLRSRVPANRWGEPEELIGAAIFLASKASDYVNGHILFVDGGLMACV